One genomic window of Haliotis asinina isolate JCU_RB_2024 chromosome 4, JCU_Hal_asi_v2, whole genome shotgun sequence includes the following:
- the LOC137282502 gene encoding uncharacterized protein, which produces MKSVALMVDSSGDVFLFLENEGHPASVAKLPAKGWNAGKTVDVLSTQALPFTSPNAGPLAADISPSGTGMLIKTLHHIYYWDLPDKSVTNALQHPGVGVPSVYEYHGESVAWKWDNSGYYTVAQDTQQALHFYKRKHSSYTTPKPKTTLSTSTTTPQTSAYTSTQAPVSNYYNEFLEIGPIDSSQDLLMASGLAASRKHYGYLYAISSHSVSIFIVDEWTASVVATLHVQNVSVRGWDDIAVGPCPGLGTCIYIAHTRNAVYMIQLERNFIKGIGSGQERRCLHYIRFSRFKQQTSQAV; this is translated from the exons ATGAAATCCGTGGCTTTGATGGTGGACTCTTCAGGAGATGTGTTTCTGTTCTTAGAAAATGAAGGACACCCTGCTTCCGTGGCAAAACTACCTGCAAAGGGTTGGAATGCTGGAAAAACCGTCGATGTCCTTTCAACACAGGCCCTGCCCTTCACGTCCCCAAATGCAGGCCCGCTTGCAGCAGATATCTCACCCAGTGGCACAGGCATGCTGATAAAGACTCTACACCATATCTACTACTGGGACCTGCCTGATAAGTCAGTCACTAATGCCCTTCAACATCCTGGTGTTGGTGTGCCTTCTGTGTATGAATACCACGGGGAGTCTGTAGCCTGGAAATGGGATAATTCCGGGTATTACACAGTTGCTCAAGACACCCAACAGGCACTTCACTTCTATAAACGAAAACATTCAAGCTACACAACTCCTAAACCTAAAACAACTTTGTCAACTAGTACGACCACTCCTCAGACATCTGCTTATACAAGTACCCAAGCTCCAGTTTCTAACTATTACAACGAGTTTCTAGAAATCGGACCCATCGATTCCTCACAAGACCTGCTCATGGCGTCAGGCCTGGCTGCCAGTCGGAAACATTACGGGTACCTGTACGCCATCAGTAGCCATTCCGTCAGTATATTCATTGTAGACGAATGGACAGCGTCAGTGGTTGCCACTCTTCACGTCCAGAACGTGTCTGTAAGGGGCTGGGATGACATTGCAGTAGGACCTTGTCCTGGTTTGGGGACATGTATTTACATAGCACACACCAGGAATGCCGTGTATATGATCCAG CTGGAGCGAAACTTCATCAAAGGCATTGGCAGTGGACAAGAACGGCGATGTCTACATTATATCCGATTCAGTAGGTTCAAGCAACAAACTAGCCAAGCTGTATAG